In the Candidatus Saganbacteria bacterium genome, ACCTTTGAAGCTTTGCCGGTCTTTGCCTTGCCGCCGTCAATTATGAGGTCGATCCCGCTTTTAAAATACTTTGCTGCCTCTTTTGCCGTTCTTGCCGGTTTTTCACCTGAAATATTAGCGGATGTCGCTGCTATAGGATGACCTAATGCTTTGATCAGTTTTAATACAAACGCATGGTCCGGCATTCTGACACCGACAGTATTCAGGCCGCAGGTCAGATAGCAGGGGACTTTACCGCTCTTTTCAGCGACGATCGTGAGCGGTCCGGGGAATCCGTCCTTTATCAGATCCTTAATTTCCCTTGAAAGCGTTTTAAACAGGCCTTTTGCCTGTTTTTTTGAACCGGCAAGTAACTGGAGCGGTTTCTTGTCCCTTTTCTTTGATCTGAATATTTTATTGACGGCCTTCCTGCTGCGATAGTCCGCTGCGATCCCGTATACAGTTTCTGTCGGGATCACGATAAGACCGCCGGACCGCAGTATCCTGACAGCTTCTCTGATGATCCCAT is a window encoding:
- a CDS encoding L-threonylcarbamoyladenylate synthase, whose amino-acid sequence is MIIKLTKKNQDGIIREAVRILRSGGLIVIPTETVYGIAADYRSRKAVNKIFRSKKRDKKPLQLLAGSKKQAKGLFKTLSREIKDLIKDGFPGPLTIVAEKSGKVPCYLTCGLNTVGVRMPDHAFVLKLIKALGHPIAATSANISGEKPARTAKEAAKYFKSGIDLIIDGGKAKTGKASKVIEVLGGKVNVLRK